The sequence CCATCAACCCTGACGGCAGAGATCGATATGCCATGTGGTACAACCAAAAAATGAATACCACCCTTCAGCCTGATTTACAATCTGTAGAACATAATGAACCTTGGCCAGGAGGTCGAGCAAACCATTACCTCTTTGACCTAAACAGAGATTGGGCATGGCAAGTACAGGCAGAATCTCAAGCAAGATTAAAAGTCTATCAAGAATGGATGCCTCAGTTGCATTTGGATTTCCATGAACAAGGAATCAATAATCCCTTCTACATGGCACCTGCAGCAGAGCCTTTACATGAGCAATTGACTCCTTGGCAACATGAGTTCCAGGATACTTTTGGAAGAAATACGGCAAAATACTTTGATGAGGCTGGAAGATTTTACTTCACCAAGGAGCGTTTTGACTTGCTCTACCCTTCTTATGGAGATTCCTACCCGATGTTTAATGGTGCTATCGGAATGACCATCGAGCAAGGCGGCGGCGGTCAGGCAGGTATTGGAGGTTATAATTCTGTAGGTGATACTGTGACTTTGAGCTATAGAATTGCGGGGCATTATACTGCCGCAATGTCTGCTGCAGAAGTTACCAGTCAAAACGCTGAAAAATTGCTTTCGGAATATGCCAAATTCTACGAGGATAACTCAACCAATCCAAAAGGTAAATACAAGAGCTTTGTCATCAAAGGAGAAAGCAACCCTGCCCAAGTAGCCAAATTATTGGAACTGTTGGATAAGAATGGAATCAGATATGGCAAGGCAGGTTCCAAATCCGGACTTAAAGGATATGAATACCAAACAGGGAAAAGTGGTTCTTTTGCTACCTCTGAAGAAGATATCATCATCAGTGCCTATCAACCCAAATCTGTATTGGCACAGGTTTTCTTTGAACCTAACCCTGCTCTACACGATAGCATTACCTACGACATCACTAGCTGGGCTTTACCTTATGCATATGGACTAGAAGCCTATGCAGTGGAAACAAGATTAGATCCAGCTGGAGAATACCAAGCTCCTGAGTTTACCGCCAATACAGTAGGAAAAACTCCTGTAGCCTACATGGCTGCCTGGGAAGGGACAAGAGACGTGGCTTTCTTAGCTGAGTTGTTAAATGCAGGAATCCGGGTTAAGTATCCTGAGTTTCCTTTTGAAGTAGAAGGAAAAAGCTTCCCTGCCGGATCCTTATTGATCACCAAGGGAGGAAATGAATATGTGCCGAATTTTGATCAAAAGGTTGTAGAGATCGCAAATAAATTTGGAATCACCTTGGAAACCACCATGAGTGGATACATGGACAAGGGCAAGGATTTTGGCTCACCAAATATCAGAATTATCCAGGCTCCAAAAGTAGCCTTAATCGGTGGATCTGGAACCAGTTCTTTGAATTATGGAGCGATCTGGCACTTCTTTGAAAAAGAGCTGAATTATCCTTTGGTGAATCTTGAGCTGGAAAACATGGCGCGGTATGATTTAAACAAATACAATGTATTGATCATGCCTTCTACCAGAGGTGGCGGTTTGTCAAAACCTGCCATGGACAATGTCATGGAATGGGTTCGCGGAGGAGGAAAATTAATAGCCATTGATGGTGCCTTGAACGCATTTGCCAACAAAGAAGGGTTTGAGCTAAAGACATTTGATACCGAAGAAGAAAAGAAAGCAGCAGAAAAAGAATCTACTGAGTTAGCAAAAGAAGAGCGACTTGCTCCCTACCAGGAAGGTGAGAGAGTGGCTATTTCTGGTGGAGCTGCCGGTGCTATCTATGAAGTTACCATGGATGAAACCCATCCTTTGGGATATGGAACGGGAGGTAAATACTACACCTTGAAAAACAATTCTAGTAGATATGCCTACTTAACCCGAGGTGTAAACGCTGGGATTATCGCTGATAATGATGCTTATAGAACAGGTTATATCGGCTTTAAAATCAAATCTAAAATGGGTGAATCCATGGCCATCGGAACAGAAAGAGCAGGTAGAGGGCAACTCGTCTATTTTGTAGATGATCCGATTTTCAGAGGTTTCTGGGAATCAGGAAAACTGGTATTGAGCAACGCCATATTTATGGTAGGTCAATAAAGACAAATTTGAAAATAAGAAAACCGGCTGCTGAAAAGTAGTCGGTTTTTTTATGGTTTTTCCCTATTATTTCAATTTGAAACAATATTTGTCCACTTAAATAATTCTTCATTAAGAATTCCTGATTAATTTGAGTTTAATAAAAATAGAAGACTATATTTTGTTGTTAATCAAACCATTAACATTAGACCCAAAACTATGAAAAACCAAAGACGCGAATTCTTTAAGAAAGTGGGAGTAGGAACTGCAGGCCTTGGCCTAGCTGCTTCGGTTCCTTTTGCCGCAAATGCAAATACCCCTAGTCCAGCACGTCATGCACCTTCCGGTCAATTTCTCCAAATAGGTGATGACATCGCTGTAGCCAATACCGATTCAGGAAAAATTAGAGGATACATTTTGAATGATGTGTATACCTTTCTTGGAGTTCCCTATGGCGCAGACACTTCAGGGAAAAACCGCTTTATGCCTCCACAGAAACCAGAAAAATGGACTGGGGTAAAACCAACGATTTGGTGGGGAAATACTGCTCCACAAATTATGGATAACCGCTATGCCAGCCCTGATTACTCCTTTGCAGATCATTGGAATTATGACGATGTCAGCGAGGATTGCCTCAAACTGAATGTATGGACTCCCGCATTGGATACAAAAAAGAGACCTGTATTGGTATGGCTGCATGGAGGAGGATTTACCAACGGAAATGGCATCGAGCAAGATGGGTACCATGGCGAAAATATCAGCAAAAACGGAGATATTGTTTTTGTTTCCATTAATCATCGACTTGGTCCAATAGGATTTACAGATCTCTCTGGGGTAGGAGGCTCAAAATATGCGCACTCGGGCAATGTAAGCCAATTAGACATCATTGCCTCTTTGGAATGGGTAAGAGATAACATCGCTAATTTCGGTGGGGATCCAGGTAACGTGACCATCATGGGACAATCAGGTGGCGGAGCGAAAGTCACAACTACCATGTCTATGCCTGCATCTAAAGGATTGGTTCACAAAGGCGTCCCATTGAGTGGTTCCATGCTACGTGCCAATGACCAGGATTATTCCAGAAAATTAGGAGAATATGTGATGAAAGAAGCTGGCCTTACTCCAGATTCTATCGATAAGCTTCAGGAATTAAGCTGGAGAGAATATATTGACATTGCCAATAAGGCATTGGAAAAAATGAGAAAAGATAACCCAACTCCTGGTTTTAGAGGTGGATTTGGACCAGTGGCTGATGGGGTAAATATTCCTAAAGGAGAATTCTTTTCGGATCCAAATGGATTGGCTTCCGAAATTCCAATGCTGATCTGTACTACATTTCATGAATGGAACCCAACACGAACTGCTCCCGAACTTGAAAAAATAGACTGGGCAGGTGTTGTGGAAAAGATCCAACCAAGATTTGGGGATAATTCCC comes from Algoriphagus halophilus and encodes:
- a CDS encoding carboxylesterase/lipase family protein encodes the protein MKNQRREFFKKVGVGTAGLGLAASVPFAANANTPSPARHAPSGQFLQIGDDIAVANTDSGKIRGYILNDVYTFLGVPYGADTSGKNRFMPPQKPEKWTGVKPTIWWGNTAPQIMDNRYASPDYSFADHWNYDDVSEDCLKLNVWTPALDTKKRPVLVWLHGGGFTNGNGIEQDGYHGENISKNGDIVFVSINHRLGPIGFTDLSGVGGSKYAHSGNVSQLDIIASLEWVRDNIANFGGDPGNVTIMGQSGGGAKVTTTMSMPASKGLVHKGVPLSGSMLRANDQDYSRKLGEYVMKEAGLTPDSIDKLQELSWREYIDIANKALEKMRKDNPTPGFRGGFGPVADGVNIPKGEFFSDPNGLASEIPMLICTTFHEWNPTRTAPELEKIDWAGVVEKIQPRFGDNSQKIVDAYRQDFPEASPADIWAMVLSNRQGAINTANAKSKQKAPVYLAWFGWEPDLYNGRMKAFHCIDICFWFDNTDRMYTHTGGGDRPRKLSKAMSASLLAFMKTGNPNGGALPNWKEYTAEDGETMILNDVSSLKNNPDKRGRTALEA
- a CDS encoding M14 family zinc carboxypeptidase — encoded protein: MKKHILLSLFVFSITICSWAQIQTPEQFLGYKPGDRFTPHHRMVDYFEHVAANNPNVKLIQYGETNEKRPLIIAILSSPENMANLEQIRTDNLKRAGIMEGTPSTAIPINWMSFNVHGNESVGMEAAISSFYTLANPENAKSQEWLKNQIVIIDPAINPDGRDRYAMWYNQKMNTTLQPDLQSVEHNEPWPGGRANHYLFDLNRDWAWQVQAESQARLKVYQEWMPQLHLDFHEQGINNPFYMAPAAEPLHEQLTPWQHEFQDTFGRNTAKYFDEAGRFYFTKERFDLLYPSYGDSYPMFNGAIGMTIEQGGGGQAGIGGYNSVGDTVTLSYRIAGHYTAAMSAAEVTSQNAEKLLSEYAKFYEDNSTNPKGKYKSFVIKGESNPAQVAKLLELLDKNGIRYGKAGSKSGLKGYEYQTGKSGSFATSEEDIIISAYQPKSVLAQVFFEPNPALHDSITYDITSWALPYAYGLEAYAVETRLDPAGEYQAPEFTANTVGKTPVAYMAAWEGTRDVAFLAELLNAGIRVKYPEFPFEVEGKSFPAGSLLITKGGNEYVPNFDQKVVEIANKFGITLETTMSGYMDKGKDFGSPNIRIIQAPKVALIGGSGTSSLNYGAIWHFFEKELNYPLVNLELENMARYDLNKYNVLIMPSTRGGGLSKPAMDNVMEWVRGGGKLIAIDGALNAFANKEGFELKTFDTEEEKKAAEKESTELAKEERLAPYQEGERVAISGGAAGAIYEVTMDETHPLGYGTGGKYYTLKNNSSRYAYLTRGVNAGIIADNDAYRTGYIGFKIKSKMGESMAIGTERAGRGQLVYFVDDPIFRGFWESGKLVLSNAIFMVGQ